In the genome of Candidatus Zixiibacteriota bacterium, one region contains:
- the rpmI gene encoding 50S ribosomal protein L35, producing MPKMKTNRAAAKRFKKTGSGKLRRMKAYTSHILTKKTRKRKRKLRKPAIVSKADAGRIAHLLP from the coding sequence ATGCCGAAGATGAAGACGAACAGGGCTGCCGCGAAGAGGTTTAAGAAGACCGGATCGGGCAAGCTTAGAAGGATGAAGGCTTACACCAGCCATATCCTCACGAAAAAGACCAGAAAGAGAAAACGCAAACTGCGTAAACCGGCCATCGTCTCGAAAGCAGATGCCGGTAGGATTGCACATTTGCTGCCGTAG
- the rny gene encoding ribonuclease Y, whose translation MQQIGITTVAILLAAAVILSVLITWLLIRKAGLTKISKADDQATRIVEEAIRDASIKKKEALLEAKDEVYKSKVNLEREMQSKRVELQKSDKRLADRETALDRKVDLLNKKERDFTAKESSLQHREKAIKSREEELNNLVHQQNMQLEKVAGMTSEEARNQLMENLIGQAKMEAAVTIKEIKENAERTADKEAREIITQAIYRCAADHTVETTVSVVSLPSDEMKGRIIGREGRNIRSFETCTGIDVIVDDTPEAVILSGYDPIRREVARMALERLVSDGRIHPARIEEIVEKCQKEMEMMIREAGEQACFELGIHDLHNDIIQLLGKLNYRTSYGQNVLQHSKEVSIICGLMAAELGLDATLAKRCGLLHDIGKSIDRETEGTHTEIGAAFLTRYVENEYVVNAVASHHGDIPMLSPYAVLVQSADAISGSRPGARREPLEGYIKRLEKLEEMADSFKGVARAFAIQAGREIRVIVEHDEIDDAKAQILASDIAMKIQTEMEYPGQIKVTVIRETRAVDYAK comes from the coding sequence ATGCAACAAATCGGAATAACAACGGTGGCGATTCTTTTGGCGGCCGCCGTGATCCTTTCCGTTCTGATCACTTGGCTGTTGATCCGCAAGGCGGGACTCACCAAGATATCGAAGGCGGATGATCAGGCGACAAGGATCGTTGAAGAAGCGATTAGAGATGCTTCCATCAAGAAGAAGGAAGCGCTACTTGAAGCGAAGGACGAGGTCTATAAGTCTAAGGTCAATCTGGAACGCGAGATGCAGAGCAAGCGCGTCGAGCTCCAAAAATCGGACAAGCGCCTTGCCGACAGAGAGACCGCTCTTGATCGGAAGGTAGACCTCCTGAACAAGAAGGAACGGGATTTCACCGCGAAAGAAAGTTCCCTCCAACATCGTGAAAAGGCAATCAAATCACGCGAGGAAGAACTCAACAACCTGGTTCATCAGCAGAACATGCAGCTTGAGAAGGTCGCTGGGATGACCTCTGAGGAAGCCAGAAATCAGCTTATGGAGAACCTCATTGGTCAGGCCAAGATGGAAGCGGCGGTCACGATCAAAGAGATCAAGGAGAATGCGGAACGGACTGCCGATAAAGAGGCCCGCGAGATCATCACTCAGGCGATTTATCGCTGTGCAGCTGACCACACGGTCGAAACCACTGTCTCCGTAGTCAGTCTTCCGAGCGATGAAATGAAAGGCCGGATAATCGGGCGCGAGGGACGCAATATTCGATCGTTCGAAACGTGCACTGGCATTGATGTCATTGTCGACGATACACCAGAGGCCGTAATACTGTCCGGATACGATCCAATTCGGCGTGAAGTAGCCCGGATGGCTCTGGAGCGTCTGGTTTCTGACGGCAGAATTCACCCTGCCCGCATTGAAGAAATCGTCGAAAAGTGCCAGAAGGAGATGGAGATGATGATCCGGGAGGCTGGAGAGCAAGCCTGCTTTGAGCTCGGAATCCATGATCTCCACAATGATATTATACAGCTCCTCGGAAAGCTCAACTACAGGACATCTTACGGCCAGAATGTGTTGCAGCACTCAAAAGAGGTCTCGATTATCTGCGGCCTGATGGCTGCCGAACTCGGGCTTGATGCTACGTTGGCGAAAAGATGTGGCCTGCTGCATGATATCGGTAAATCGATAGACCGCGAGACCGAGGGAACTCACACCGAAATTGGCGCAGCATTTCTTACTCGATATGTAGAAAACGAATATGTCGTGAACGCGGTCGCCTCCCACCATGGTGACATTCCGATGTTGTCACCGTATGCCGTGCTCGTACAATCGGCCGATGCCATATCGGGATCAAGACCGGGTGCAAGACGTGAACCGCTCGAAGGTTATATCAAGCGTCTCGAGAAGCTCGAAGAGATGGCAGACAGCTTCAAAGGCGTCGCGAGGGCATTCGCCATTCAGGCTGGCCGTGAAATCCGAGTGATAGTCGAGCATGACGAGATCGACGATGCCAAGGCACAGATACTGGCGTCTGATATTGCTATGAAGATTCAGACAGAAATGGAATATCCGGGCCAGATCAAGGTCACGGTTATTCGCGAAACAAGAGCTGTGGATTATGCCAAATAG
- a CDS encoding bifunctional 5,10-methylenetetrahydrofolate dehydrogenase/5,10-methenyltetrahydrofolate cyclohydrolase — MAQILDGKATAKNIRAELKEETEKLKEQGVVPGLAAVLIGDNPASEIYVSSKQKACNNVGFYSEVIRRPKEFTQSELNELVRELNDRKDIHGILVQEPLPSHLSSLEMIMLVSPIKDVDGFHPASIGMMLLGRPSFIACTPLGIIELLRRFDISPSGKDVVILGRGNIVGKPLAVLLQQKWKGSNATVTLCHTGTKDIASHTRRAEILIAAMGVPEFVKGDMISDGCVIVDVGTNRVEDASAKKGYRVVGDVEFDSCEKKASYITPVPGGVGPMTIAMLLTNTMKACKIQNGIQ, encoded by the coding sequence ATGGCTCAGATACTTGATGGAAAAGCGACCGCGAAAAACATTCGAGCGGAGCTAAAGGAAGAGACAGAGAAGCTGAAAGAGCAGGGCGTCGTTCCCGGGCTCGCTGCTGTGCTCATCGGTGATAATCCAGCCTCGGAGATATATGTATCGAGCAAGCAGAAAGCCTGCAACAACGTAGGTTTCTACTCCGAGGTGATTCGCAGACCAAAAGAGTTCACTCAGTCGGAGTTGAATGAATTAGTCCGCGAGCTGAATGATCGCAAGGATATTCATGGCATTCTTGTTCAGGAGCCGCTGCCGTCGCATTTAAGCAGCCTCGAAATGATAATGCTGGTCAGTCCTATCAAAGATGTCGACGGATTTCATCCGGCAAGTATCGGCATGATGCTGCTCGGGCGCCCGTCGTTCATTGCATGCACTCCTCTTGGCATAATCGAGCTTTTGCGCAGGTTCGATATCTCTCCCTCCGGAAAAGATGTTGTCATTCTCGGCAGGGGAAATATCGTCGGCAAGCCGCTTGCGGTGTTGTTGCAGCAGAAGTGGAAAGGTTCGAATGCCACAGTCACTCTCTGCCACACGGGCACGAAAGATATCGCATCGCATACACGCCGCGCTGAGATCCTGATAGCCGCGATGGGTGTACCGGAATTCGTGAAAGGCGATATGATCTCCGACGGTTGTGTTATTGTTGATGTCGGGACTAATCGAGTTGAAGATGCATCCGCCAAGAAGGGCTACCGAGTGGTTGGCGATGTTGAGTTCGACTCATGCGAGAAAAAGGCATCGTATATAACACCTGTACCGGGCGGTGTCGGTCCGATGACCATTGCGATGCTCCTCACCAACACCATGAAAGCCTGCAAAATCCAAAACGGAATCCAGTAG
- the thrS gene encoding threonine--tRNA ligase: protein MSKIKLTFPDGSVKEFGSGVTPLEIAKGISNSLARKALAARVDGSVVDLDRPLESDGSFAILTFDDRDGKETFWHSSAHIMAQAVLELFPATKLAIGPPIDEGFYYDFDSPAPFTEDDLAKIEKRMAEIVKADYPFNRLECSSAEAISLFGEKGEEYKLELIEELSDQRLSLYKHDTFVDLCRGPHVPSTGRIKSFKLMSVAGAYWRGSEQNKMLQRIYGVSFPDKAQLEEYLKRVEEAKRRDHRKLGKELDLFSIKESVGGGLALWHPKGAVLRNIIETFWKEEHVASGYELVYSPHIAKLDLWRTSGHTDFYKDDMYAPMEVEGEQYQIKPMNCPFHIEIYKNSLHSYRELPIRWAELGTVYRYERSGVLHGLFRVRSFTQDDAHIFCTPDQVEDEIVGVIELTLRFLKVFGFTEYEVYLSTKPETEFVGEPHLWEMAEKGLAAALKRTGMKYEIDEGAGAFYGPKIDIKIKDALKRAWQCTTIQFDFNLPERFGLTYTGADNTHKQPFMIHRAIFGSLERFFAVLLEHYAGAFPLWLAPVQVKILPISDDLNEVGRKTLELLRENGIRAELDSRSEKIGYKIREAETKKVPVMLIIGKREAEEGTASYRRHGEGDLGPKQLSEIISLLRLEIDSKMTSLEKE from the coding sequence ATGAGTAAGATTAAACTGACATTTCCCGATGGTTCCGTGAAGGAATTCGGATCTGGGGTCACGCCGCTTGAGATCGCCAAAGGCATCTCCAATAGCCTCGCGAGGAAGGCGCTCGCGGCCAGGGTGGATGGTTCTGTTGTTGATCTGGATCGACCCCTGGAGAGTGACGGATCGTTTGCTATATTGACATTTGATGACCGGGATGGCAAAGAGACTTTCTGGCATTCTTCCGCGCATATAATGGCACAGGCGGTACTCGAGTTGTTCCCGGCTACCAAGCTCGCAATCGGTCCTCCCATAGATGAAGGCTTCTACTACGACTTCGATAGTCCGGCGCCATTCACCGAGGATGATCTTGCGAAAATCGAAAAGCGCATGGCTGAGATTGTCAAAGCTGATTACCCTTTCAATCGCCTTGAATGCTCGTCAGCCGAGGCGATATCTCTCTTCGGAGAGAAAGGGGAGGAGTATAAGCTCGAATTAATCGAGGAGTTGTCGGATCAGAGACTATCGCTCTACAAGCATGATACGTTCGTCGATCTCTGCAGAGGACCACATGTGCCCTCTACCGGTCGAATCAAGTCGTTTAAGCTGATGTCTGTGGCGGGAGCCTACTGGCGCGGATCGGAACAGAATAAGATGCTACAGCGAATCTATGGCGTATCATTTCCTGACAAGGCCCAGCTTGAGGAATATCTGAAGCGGGTGGAGGAGGCGAAGCGCAGAGACCATCGCAAGCTCGGAAAGGAGCTCGATCTCTTTTCCATCAAGGAATCTGTCGGTGGCGGCCTCGCTCTGTGGCATCCGAAAGGTGCGGTGCTCAGGAATATCATAGAGACTTTCTGGAAAGAGGAGCACGTAGCTTCCGGATATGAACTGGTCTATTCTCCGCACATTGCCAAACTCGACCTGTGGCGAACTTCCGGGCACACTGATTTCTACAAAGATGATATGTACGCCCCGATGGAAGTGGAAGGGGAGCAGTATCAGATCAAGCCGATGAACTGTCCGTTCCATATCGAGATATACAAGAATTCGCTCCACTCATATCGTGAGCTTCCGATCAGGTGGGCGGAGTTGGGCACTGTTTATAGGTACGAGAGATCGGGCGTTCTGCACGGGCTGTTCCGTGTCCGGTCGTTCACTCAGGACGATGCTCACATATTCTGTACGCCCGACCAGGTTGAAGATGAGATTGTGGGCGTGATCGAGCTGACTCTCCGCTTTCTCAAAGTGTTTGGTTTCACTGAATACGAAGTCTATCTCTCGACCAAACCGGAAACTGAATTCGTCGGAGAGCCGCACTTGTGGGAGATGGCCGAAAAGGGCTTGGCGGCAGCTCTCAAGAGAACAGGCATGAAGTACGAGATTGATGAGGGCGCCGGGGCATTTTATGGTCCCAAGATCGATATCAAGATCAAGGACGCTCTGAAGCGTGCCTGGCAGTGTACGACAATTCAATTCGATTTCAATCTCCCGGAACGTTTCGGGTTGACTTATACCGGCGCTGACAACACTCATAAGCAGCCATTCATGATCCACCGGGCGATTTTCGGATCTCTCGAGAGGTTCTTCGCGGTTCTGCTTGAGCATTACGCCGGCGCATTTCCACTTTGGTTGGCGCCCGTGCAGGTCAAGATTCTTCCAATATCGGATGATCTCAACGAGGTAGGGCGCAAGACTTTGGAGCTGCTACGGGAGAATGGAATACGGGCGGAGCTCGATTCCAGATCGGAGAAGATAGGCTACAAGATAAGGGAAGCCGAGACCAAAAAGGTCCCGGTGATGCTAATTATCGGCAAGCGCGAGGCTGAGGAGGGGACTGCGTCCTATCGGAGGCATGGCGAGGGGGATCTCGGTCCAAAGCAGCTTTCTGAAATTATTTCCTTGCTTAGATTGGAAATTGATAGTAAAATGACAAGTCTTGAAAAGGAGTGA
- a CDS encoding cell division protein ZapA, with the protein MSDDNRVIKVHIFGEDYPIRGDFDNDEDAEQFKQHVLEVARYVDQKMHEIAERSANRTPKNIAVLTVLNVADELLKLKQEREGQLSDFRQLADNLADRIDEKLLSASG; encoded by the coding sequence ATGTCTGATGATAACCGGGTCATAAAAGTACACATATTTGGTGAAGATTACCCGATAAGAGGTGACTTCGATAACGATGAAGATGCTGAGCAGTTCAAGCAGCATGTGCTCGAAGTTGCCCGATATGTAGATCAGAAGATGCATGAGATTGCAGAGAGATCAGCCAACCGCACTCCCAAAAACATTGCCGTTTTGACGGTCCTTAACGTCGCTGATGAGCTTCTTAAGCTCAAGCAGGAGCGGGAAGGACAGCTTTCAGATTTTCGTCAACTGGCAGACAATCTGGCCGATCGAATTGATGAGAAACTGCTATCGGCATCTGGTTAG
- the pheS gene encoding phenylalanine--tRNA ligase subunit alpha, translating to MSAKEDILSIREQFNLAAASVDSEGAINELRVRYLGRKSNLTAVLRGLKDLPPEEKKEVGKLANSVRIELEASLAAMLDSIQSASKKPGDVFDYTLPGRTRKLGRLHPITRTIEDISRIFYGMGFEVAVGPDVEEDYYNFEALNIPKDHPARDMQDTFYINDDVVLRTHTSPVQIRTMKSQDPPVRIIAPGKCYRNEAISARSNAVFHQIEGLYIDVGVTFADLKGVLNVFVKEYFGEDVKMRLRANYFPFTEPSAEVDISCFLCGAKGCPLCKQTGWLEILGCGMVDPAVFEAVGYDPEKYTGYAFGMGIERICMLKYRIQDIRRFYENDLRLLEQFL from the coding sequence ATGTCTGCTAAAGAAGATATCCTCTCGATACGGGAGCAGTTTAACCTGGCTGCTGCAAGTGTCGATTCTGAAGGCGCTATCAACGAGCTCAGGGTTAGGTATCTTGGCCGCAAGAGTAATCTCACTGCTGTCCTTCGCGGGTTGAAGGATCTTCCGCCTGAGGAAAAGAAAGAGGTTGGCAAGCTTGCAAACTCGGTGAGAATTGAGCTTGAAGCAAGTCTTGCTGCAATGCTGGATTCAATCCAGTCGGCATCGAAGAAACCGGGGGACGTTTTCGATTACACTCTCCCGGGCAGAACAAGAAAGCTGGGCCGTCTCCATCCGATTACAAGAACGATTGAAGATATATCTCGCATTTTTTATGGTATGGGCTTCGAAGTCGCTGTCGGTCCCGACGTCGAAGAAGACTACTACAATTTCGAGGCGCTGAACATACCTAAAGATCATCCTGCCCGTGATATGCAGGACACTTTCTATATTAATGATGATGTAGTTCTTCGCACGCACACATCTCCTGTGCAGATAAGAACTATGAAATCACAGGATCCCCCGGTTAGGATCATTGCGCCCGGCAAATGCTACCGCAATGAAGCTATTTCTGCGCGGTCGAATGCAGTCTTTCATCAGATCGAAGGCCTCTATATCGATGTGGGTGTAACGTTTGCTGATCTCAAAGGCGTTCTCAATGTATTTGTGAAAGAGTACTTCGGCGAGGATGTAAAGATGAGATTGCGGGCGAACTACTTTCCGTTCACAGAGCCGTCTGCCGAAGTGGATATTTCCTGCTTTTTGTGCGGCGCCAAGGGATGCCCTCTCTGTAAGCAGACGGGGTGGCTAGAGATTCTGGGATGCGGTATGGTGGATCCGGCAGTGTTTGAGGCTGTGGGTTACGATCCGGAGAAATACACCGGTTATGCATTCGGTATGGGAATCGAACGAATTTGCATGCTGAAATATCGAATTCAGGATATAAGACGTTTTTATGAAAATGACCTGAGACTTCTGGAGCAATTCTTATGA
- the pheT gene encoding phenylalanine--tRNA ligase subunit beta has product MRLCYSWLKELADFEWDPAELADKLSMSGTETVVSGPLFPEFTGVVVGKVEECDQHPSADKLKVCKVDTGSTVLSTVCGAPNVRTGLKVAFAGPGAELPGNLAISAVDMRGVKSEGMICSEAELGLSDDHSIIMELDRQLKIGTSLREALELDDWLLEFDLTPNRPDCLSAIGLAREIAALTGTKLKMPKIHLSETDQSAANEVDIAIENPQSCPRYMARVIHDIRIGQTPWWIKKKLYSAGMRSINNVVDITNLVLMECGHPLHAFDFDRFSTPKIVVRGAKKDEKFTTLDEVERTLAEGTVLITDSKKPVALGGIMGGLESEVSERTSNVLLESAYFDPPTIRKSGKQLGLTSESQLRFEKGADPNNVPNACDRAAYLIQKYAGGKVLAGQVDCYPEPVKPILITLRPARVNNLLATDLSSPQMIDILSALEFGVKTGKKLTVTVPSFRPDVTREIDLIEEIARIFGYDKVKTSTAAGGTLLTRERPEERFKEVLRTALTSQGCVEALTNTLIDPVKDKVVSGIEDHIAVLKPVSAELSVLRQNLLSSFLNIVSYNLNRKKSDISFFEVGRVFIPSGDKLPNELLKLGIAFCGKEQAVHWDRELSDYDFFDLKGVLQSISSELRIGDLKLSPKESRLLEKSMSFDVLFGKDICGICGEVARRAREQYDIDLPVFYAEIDMQMLYEKFSSERTFVPVPKYPSSLRDLAVIVDNDVFSADLRDEIVQSGGELVTRVELFDIYEGKPIPASKKSLAYSIEYRSDSKTLTDEEVDTVHRRIIERLTKKFSAELR; this is encoded by the coding sequence ATGAGACTCTGCTACAGTTGGCTCAAGGAGCTTGCCGATTTCGAATGGGATCCGGCGGAACTGGCAGATAAGCTGTCAATGTCCGGCACCGAGACCGTGGTCTCCGGTCCCCTCTTTCCGGAATTCACGGGAGTCGTTGTCGGCAAAGTTGAAGAATGCGATCAGCATCCCTCTGCCGACAAACTGAAGGTTTGTAAGGTCGACACCGGCAGTACGGTTTTATCGACTGTCTGTGGTGCGCCGAATGTCCGCACTGGCTTGAAAGTCGCTTTCGCGGGACCGGGCGCCGAATTGCCCGGCAACCTGGCCATTTCAGCCGTCGATATGAGAGGCGTCAAATCTGAAGGGATGATCTGTTCCGAGGCCGAACTCGGCCTCTCAGACGATCATTCGATCATCATGGAGCTCGACAGGCAGCTGAAGATCGGTACCTCGCTACGTGAGGCGCTGGAGCTTGATGACTGGCTCCTGGAGTTTGATCTGACACCGAACAGACCTGATTGCCTGTCGGCAATTGGATTGGCTCGCGAGATAGCTGCGCTGACCGGCACCAAGCTTAAGATGCCGAAGATTCACCTTTCCGAAACGGATCAGTCCGCGGCAAACGAGGTCGACATCGCAATCGAAAATCCGCAATCGTGTCCCAGATATATGGCCAGGGTTATTCATGACATCAGAATCGGACAGACGCCGTGGTGGATCAAGAAGAAGCTCTATTCGGCAGGCATGCGGTCGATTAATAATGTCGTAGATATAACGAATTTGGTATTGATGGAGTGCGGTCATCCGCTGCACGCTTTTGATTTCGATCGGTTCTCCACGCCGAAGATTGTTGTGCGTGGTGCTAAGAAAGACGAGAAATTCACGACGCTTGATGAGGTTGAGCGGACGCTGGCAGAGGGCACCGTTCTCATCACCGACTCGAAGAAGCCGGTTGCTCTCGGCGGCATCATGGGGGGACTCGAATCCGAAGTCTCCGAGCGGACCTCGAATGTCCTCCTTGAAAGCGCCTATTTCGACCCGCCGACAATCAGAAAGTCCGGTAAGCAGCTCGGCCTTACTTCAGAGTCACAGCTTCGATTCGAGAAAGGTGCCGATCCCAATAACGTCCCGAACGCATGTGACAGAGCGGCATATCTGATTCAGAAATACGCCGGCGGTAAAGTCCTTGCGGGACAGGTGGACTGCTATCCCGAACCGGTGAAACCGATTTTGATAACGCTCCGCCCCGCACGAGTGAACAATCTGCTGGCTACCGATCTTTCATCTCCTCAGATGATTGACATACTCTCAGCGCTGGAGTTCGGTGTCAAGACGGGCAAGAAGCTCACTGTAACAGTCCCTTCTTTCAGACCTGATGTGACCAGAGAGATCGATCTCATCGAGGAAATCGCTCGGATCTTTGGGTACGACAAAGTCAAGACTTCGACGGCTGCCGGTGGGACGCTGTTGACACGTGAACGGCCAGAGGAACGCTTTAAGGAGGTGCTACGCACGGCACTCACATCTCAAGGTTGTGTAGAGGCGCTCACCAATACCCTGATCGACCCCGTTAAGGACAAGGTTGTCAGCGGCATCGAGGACCATATTGCTGTTCTCAAGCCAGTATCGGCTGAACTTTCAGTTCTTAGACAAAATCTCTTGTCAAGCTTCCTGAATATTGTATCTTATAATCTGAATAGAAAGAAGAGCGATATCAGCTTTTTCGAGGTCGGGCGTGTATTCATCCCGTCTGGAGATAAGCTTCCCAATGAGCTGCTCAAGCTGGGGATTGCATTCTGTGGTAAGGAACAAGCGGTTCACTGGGACAGAGAACTCTCTGACTATGACTTTTTCGATCTCAAGGGTGTTCTTCAGTCTATCTCTTCAGAACTCCGCATTGGAGATCTGAAACTCAGCCCGAAAGAGAGCAGGCTGCTCGAAAAGAGTATGTCGTTCGATGTTCTATTCGGAAAAGACATCTGTGGAATCTGCGGCGAAGTTGCACGCAGGGCGCGAGAGCAATACGATATAGATTTACCTGTCTTTTACGCAGAAATCGACATGCAAATGCTCTACGAGAAGTTCTCATCTGAAAGAACATTCGTTCCTGTACCAAAATATCCTTCATCTCTGAGGGATTTGGCGGTGATAGTGGACAATGATGTCTTCTCAGCGGACCTGAGGGATGAAATCGTCCAGTCGGGCGGAGAACTTGTTACCAGAGTCGAACTGTTTGACATCTATGAGGGTAAGCCGATCCCGGCGAGCAAGAAGAGTCTCGCATACAGCATCGAATACCGGTCCGACAGCAAGACATTGACTGACGAAGAGGTGGACACGGTTCACAGGAGAATTATCGAGCGACTCACCAAGAAATTTTCGGCAGAGTTGCGTTAA
- the infC gene encoding translation initiation factor IF-3, with amino-acid sequence MRTNKSRTPEIRVNERIRSAQVRVIGADGQQVGVLPVKEAQQLAYERGLDLVEVSPTAKPPVCRILDYGKYKYELSKKQKVARKKQHTVQLKEMRYRPKIEEHDYQFKTKHVRQFLLDGFKVKVYVEFRGREMAHTEFGRRIIERVTEELLDIALVEQKAKMEGRNLTTIMMPK; translated from the coding sequence ATTAGGACCAACAAGAGTCGAACACCAGAAATCCGCGTAAATGAGAGGATTAGATCAGCTCAGGTACGCGTCATCGGAGCGGATGGACAGCAGGTCGGCGTCTTGCCTGTCAAGGAAGCTCAACAGTTGGCATACGAGCGCGGGCTTGATCTGGTTGAGGTCTCGCCGACTGCCAAGCCACCAGTTTGCAGGATACTCGACTACGGGAAGTACAAGTACGAACTTTCCAAGAAGCAGAAAGTGGCCAGGAAGAAGCAGCACACTGTCCAACTGAAGGAGATGCGGTATCGGCCCAAGATCGAAGAACACGACTATCAGTTCAAGACCAAACATGTCCGCCAGTTTCTGCTTGACGGATTCAAGGTCAAGGTATATGTCGAGTTCAGAGGCCGTGAAATGGCGCACACGGAGTTTGGAAGACGAATTATCGAAAGAGTGACCGAAGAGCTCTTGGATATCGCACTGGTGGAGCAGAAGGCCAAGATGGAAGGTAGAAACCTCACGACAATCATGATGCCGAAGTAG
- the rplT gene encoding 50S ribosomal protein L20 — translation MPRAMNNVATRRRKKKVFTKAKGNYAGRSKLWRTVQETVNKGQTYAYRDRRNKKRDFRRLWITRISAACRMFDTRYSAFIAGLKKAGVGLDRKALADIAARDIDAFGQLVTMVKQAG, via the coding sequence ATGCCACGCGCGATGAATAATGTCGCCACCAGGCGCCGGAAAAAGAAAGTATTTACCAAAGCCAAAGGCAACTATGCCGGGCGTAGCAAGTTGTGGCGCACAGTACAGGAAACTGTAAATAAAGGTCAGACCTACGCATACCGCGATCGTCGAAATAAGAAGCGCGATTTCCGCCGGCTATGGATCACCCGCATATCTGCAGCCTGCAGGATGTTCGATACACGCTACAGCGCTTTCATCGCAGGGTTGAAGAAGGCTGGTGTCGGGCTTGATCGCAAAGCTCTCGCCGATATCGCTGCTCGCGATATCGATGCCTTCGGACAGCTGGTCACGATGGTCAAACAGGCCGGATAG
- a CDS encoding TIGR00282 family metallophosphoesterase, protein MRILFIADIMGKPGRWALSQLLRPIKVKHQIDFVVANVENAAGGYGLTKPISQKIMSYGVDVQTSGNHIWDRNEIFPFLDFAANRVIRPANCPSGSPGYGSYLHSLADGRKVGVINAEGRVFGRNIDCPFRTIDGELRMMKDSTKIIVVDFHAETTSEKGAMAHYVDGRVSLLVGTHTHIQTADEHIMPNGTAFITDAGMTGPHSGVIGMNADGVLGRFLTALPHRFTVSSDDVKIQGVIAEVDDETGKAISIERLSLDFDGRVPEGYEIVRDDENEDEDADEEEDTDGSDT, encoded by the coding sequence GTGAGAATACTGTTCATTGCTGATATAATGGGCAAGCCAGGGCGCTGGGCTCTGTCCCAGTTGCTTCGACCGATAAAAGTGAAGCACCAGATAGACTTTGTCGTTGCGAATGTCGAGAATGCTGCGGGTGGCTACGGGCTGACAAAACCGATCTCGCAGAAAATCATGTCGTACGGGGTCGATGTCCAGACTTCCGGAAATCATATCTGGGACAGGAACGAGATATTCCCATTTCTTGATTTCGCCGCCAACAGAGTCATTCGACCTGCTAACTGCCCCTCAGGCTCCCCCGGATACGGCTCATACCTGCACTCGCTCGCAGATGGTCGGAAGGTAGGCGTCATCAATGCCGAAGGTCGTGTATTTGGCCGAAACATCGATTGCCCCTTCCGAACGATTGATGGCGAACTACGGATGATGAAAGACTCGACGAAGATCATCGTCGTCGATTTCCATGCCGAGACCACATCTGAGAAGGGCGCGATGGCGCATTACGTCGATGGAAGAGTGTCGCTACTGGTGGGAACTCATACGCACATCCAGACCGCTGATGAACATATCATGCCGAACGGGACGGCGTTCATAACTGACGCTGGCATGACCGGCCCGCACAGCGGTGTCATTGGCATGAATGCCGATGGAGTGCTGGGACGCTTTCTGACTGCTCTGCCGCACAGATTCACAGTCTCGTCAGATGATGTCAAGATTCAGGGAGTCATCGCAGAAGTAGACGATGAGACGGGCAAAGCTATCTCAATTGAGCGACTCTCGTTGGACTTTGATGGAAGAGTCCCTGAAGGCTATGAAATCGTCAGAGATGATGAAAACGAGGATGAAGACGCAGACGAAGAAGAGGATACCGATGGCTCAGATACTTGA